In the Advenella kashmirensis WT001 genome, one interval contains:
- a CDS encoding bifunctional allantoicase/(S)-ureidoglycine aminohydrolase, with translation MSKTPYYYAPHGGHPAQTELLTDRAMFTEAYAVIPKGVMRDIVTSYLPFWENTRLWVLARPLSGFAETFSQYIVEVAPGGGSSQPEQDPLAEAVLFVVEGQLSLTLAGTEHTLTPGGYAFIAPASNWAINNKSDNAARFHWIRKRYQAVEGIPAPASFVTNEQQVAPVAMPDTEGRWATTRFVNPTDMSHDMHVNIVTFLPGGVIPFAETHVMEHGLYVLEGKAVYRLNQDWVEVEAGDFMWLRAFCPQACYAGGPDKFRYLLYKDVNRHMNLTLARRGKCQR, from the coding sequence ATGTCAAAGACCCCCTACTACTATGCACCCCATGGCGGTCATCCGGCCCAGACCGAACTGCTGACTGACCGTGCCATGTTTACCGAAGCCTATGCCGTCATTCCCAAAGGCGTCATGCGCGATATCGTCACCAGCTATCTGCCGTTCTGGGAGAACACCCGGCTGTGGGTGCTGGCACGCCCGCTCTCGGGCTTTGCCGAAACATTCTCCCAGTATATTGTTGAAGTCGCCCCCGGCGGCGGCAGCAGCCAACCAGAGCAGGACCCGCTGGCCGAAGCCGTGCTCTTCGTGGTCGAAGGACAGCTCTCGCTCACCCTGGCAGGTACTGAACATACGCTCACCCCCGGTGGCTATGCCTTCATTGCACCCGCCTCGAACTGGGCCATAAACAACAAGAGCGACAACGCTGCCCGTTTCCACTGGATCCGCAAGCGCTACCAGGCTGTCGAAGGCATTCCTGCCCCCGCCTCCTTTGTCACCAATGAGCAACAAGTTGCCCCCGTGGCCATGCCCGATACCGAAGGACGCTGGGCCACCACGCGCTTTGTGAACCCCACCGACATGAGCCACGATATGCACGTCAATATCGTGACCTTCCTGCCCGGCGGCGTGATCCCGTTTGCCGAAACGCATGTCATGGAGCATGGCCTGTATGTGCTCGAAGGCAAGGCCGTTTATCGATTGAACCAGGACTGGGTCGAAGTTGAAGCGGGCGACTTCATGTGGCTGCGCGCCTTCTGCCCACAGGCTTGCTATGCTGGCGGGCCCGACAAGTTCCGCTACCTGCTGTACAAGGATGTCAACCGGCATATGAACCTGACACTGGCGCGCCGCGGTAAGTGCCAGCGCTGA
- a CDS encoding MFS transporter: protein MKTENPKAYAVLYSSTFAFMVCFVVWMMFGVLGIQIRQELGLSAFEFGLLTSTPVLTGALFRLPLGIWTDRFGGRIMMTILLAGCSVPVYLVSYSQQLWHFLVIGLFLGLVGASFAIGTPYVARFFSAERKGFAMGFFGAGTVGAAVNLFLTPILLESFGWRTVPKIYAIVLLITAVAFWFVSAPDPGAGKTTGRLADQFRILRNPKVWRYCQYYSITFGGFTALSLWIPQYFQGEYGLTLVAASALAAGFSLPGAILRAVGGGLADRFGAHNVTWWCLWVAWVCLFLLSYPDTQLTIKTLEGASTFHLYMPIWLFVIILFVLGAVFAFGMASTFKYVADDFPDNMGTVTGIVGLAGGLAGFLLPIMFGILAELFQIRSSCFMLLYGVVWVSLIIIYISEVRRVQISGEMVDPAGR from the coding sequence ATGAAGACCGAGAATCCCAAAGCGTACGCCGTGCTCTACAGCAGCACCTTTGCATTTATGGTCTGCTTTGTTGTATGGATGATGTTCGGTGTCCTTGGTATTCAGATTCGCCAGGAGCTTGGCTTGAGCGCCTTTGAGTTCGGGCTGTTGACATCCACGCCCGTCCTGACCGGCGCGCTGTTCAGGCTGCCCCTGGGGATATGGACTGATCGCTTCGGCGGACGGATCATGATGACAATCCTGTTGGCCGGCTGCTCGGTTCCGGTCTACCTTGTGAGTTATTCCCAGCAGCTGTGGCATTTTCTGGTCATCGGATTATTTCTTGGGCTGGTTGGTGCCTCATTTGCCATTGGCACGCCATACGTTGCGCGTTTTTTCTCTGCTGAAAGAAAAGGCTTTGCCATGGGGTTTTTCGGCGCCGGCACGGTGGGTGCGGCCGTTAACCTGTTTTTAACGCCCATTCTGCTCGAGAGCTTCGGCTGGCGTACCGTCCCCAAAATCTATGCCATCGTTTTATTGATCACCGCAGTCGCTTTCTGGTTTGTGTCGGCACCTGATCCTGGTGCAGGCAAGACTACCGGCCGTCTTGCAGACCAGTTCAGGATCCTCAGAAATCCCAAAGTCTGGCGGTATTGTCAGTATTATTCGATCACATTTGGCGGATTCACGGCGCTGTCCTTGTGGATTCCTCAGTATTTTCAGGGTGAGTACGGCTTGACGCTGGTCGCTGCCTCCGCCCTGGCCGCCGGGTTTTCGTTGCCGGGCGCCATATTGCGGGCGGTCGGCGGCGGCTTGGCAGACCGCTTCGGCGCCCACAATGTCACGTGGTGGTGTCTTTGGGTCGCCTGGGTCTGCCTGTTTCTGCTGTCGTATCCGGATACCCAGCTGACCATCAAAACGCTGGAGGGCGCCTCGACATTTCATTTATATATGCCGATATGGCTGTTTGTGATCATTCTGTTTGTGCTGGGGGCGGTCTTTGCATTTGGCATGGCGTCCACCTTCAAATATGTGGCAGATGATTTTCCGGACAATATGGGAACCGTCACCGGCATTGTCGGACTGGCAGGCGGTCTGGCCGGGTTTTTGTTGCCCATTATGTTCGGCATTCTCGCCGAGCTCTTTCAGATCCGCTCAAGCTGCTTTATGTTGCTTTATGGCGTGGTGTGGGTCTCGTTAATTATCATTTATATTTCAGAGGTCAGACGCGTCCAGATTTCGGGCGAGATGGTTGATCCTGCAGGCAGGTAG
- the narJ gene encoding nitrate reductase molybdenum cofactor assembly chaperone: MSAASYTQSQTQEPPQQLTYAVLSALLGYPDEELIDALPMLRSLLNQEQAGHLAPILDLLANNPDLIQLQEQYVETFDSKPSHSLHLFEHIHGESRDRGQAMVDLRNEYIEHGLLPDTTELPDYIPLFLEFLSQIPAEKAAELLGDAIHILSRIQEKLARAQSPYAAIFQVLRGMTPVEPEPLPEPPQGDMEETMVTFGPNADGTEPMLYRKPAVDQPVTFYETDPRKETVSNIAAEK; encoded by the coding sequence ATGAGCGCGGCTTCATACACGCAATCACAAACGCAAGAACCGCCACAACAGCTCACCTATGCTGTCCTGTCTGCTTTACTGGGCTACCCGGACGAAGAGCTAATTGATGCGCTACCCATGTTGCGTTCATTGTTAAATCAGGAGCAGGCGGGCCATCTGGCACCCATACTGGATCTGCTGGCCAATAACCCGGATCTGATTCAATTACAAGAGCAATACGTGGAGACGTTTGACAGCAAACCAAGCCACTCCTTGCATCTGTTCGAGCATATCCATGGCGAATCACGAGATCGGGGTCAGGCCATGGTTGATTTGCGCAATGAATATATTGAACACGGCCTGCTGCCGGACACCACCGAGCTACCCGACTATATCCCCCTGTTTCTGGAGTTCCTGTCGCAGATCCCGGCAGAAAAGGCTGCTGAGCTGCTGGGCGATGCCATTCATATTCTGTCTCGCATTCAAGAAAAACTCGCCCGGGCCCAAAGCCCGTATGCGGCCATATTCCAGGTATTGCGCGGCATGACGCCGGTTGAGCCTGAGCCGCTGCCAGAGCCACCGCAAGGCGACATGGAAGAAACAATGGTGACCTTCGGGCCGAATGCCGACGGTACAGAGCCAATGCTTTATCGCAAGCCAGCGGTTGATCAACCGGTTACGTTTTATGAAACCGATCCCAGGAAAGAGACTGTGTCAAATATAGCTGCAGAAAAATAG
- a CDS encoding GntR family transcriptional regulator, producing the protein MREAVKRAAAAGLVSILPKRGVLVLEATAEALHAGFHLRYLFDQEGARLLAQQAPDRELAHLRQEHERVLEQASEGAISAQLQIKAMEVDWSLHAWLTGALNNPVALAVYDENRYRLSVMQHSRRPLPERIIPAMTEHLQIIDHIQAARRNRPCRRSEPICRKPCAGGVSLITTGSCSKQSDKRGHASIAYVATAMQPRPAQHHYLVLT; encoded by the coding sequence GTGCGCGAAGCGGTAAAGCGAGCCGCCGCCGCCGGACTGGTTTCAATTTTGCCCAAACGAGGCGTATTGGTGCTTGAAGCCACCGCGGAGGCACTGCATGCCGGGTTTCACCTGCGTTATCTGTTTGACCAAGAAGGCGCCCGTCTGTTGGCGCAGCAGGCGCCGGATCGAGAGCTGGCACACTTGCGCCAGGAACATGAGCGTGTGCTGGAACAGGCTTCAGAAGGCGCCATATCCGCTCAACTACAGATCAAAGCGATGGAGGTAGACTGGTCACTGCATGCCTGGCTTACCGGGGCACTGAATAACCCGGTGGCATTGGCGGTTTATGATGAAAATCGTTATCGCCTGAGTGTCATGCAACATTCACGCCGACCCTTGCCGGAAAGAATCATTCCGGCCATGACCGAACATCTGCAAATCATCGATCATATACAGGCCGCGCGCCGGAACAGGCCGTGCAGGCGGTCAGAACCCATTTGCAGAAAACCCTGCGCTGGTGGGGTATCGTTGATAACAACGGGCAGCTGTTCAAAACAGTCAGATAAGCGCGGGCATGCGTCGATTGCATACGTGGCGACGGCGATGCAGCCCAGGCCTGCGCAGCATCATTACCTTGTTTTGACGTAG
- a CDS encoding NAD(P)-binding oxidoreductase gives MTNVFIVGGSGKVARHLARQLSARGHKPHSLHRNARQADELKALGAVPVYGDLLQLEAAELARLMAGNDVVVFSAGAGGKGGAQMTNAIDGSGLELAVAAAMTAGIRRFILVSAFPEAGRGKTVSETFENYMVVKKHADVHLAATDLDWVILRPGTLLDTAGTGKVRAGLAIPYGGIPRPDVAAALVEIIEHPEVNRIIIELTEGDMPVAQAMQQLARA, from the coding sequence ATGACAAATGTTTTTATCGTTGGCGGCTCGGGAAAAGTGGCCCGTCATCTTGCCAGGCAATTGAGTGCACGTGGTCACAAACCTCATTCACTGCATCGGAACGCCCGGCAGGCAGACGAACTCAAGGCCCTGGGCGCGGTCCCGGTATATGGAGATCTGCTGCAACTGGAGGCAGCCGAGCTGGCCCGGCTCATGGCGGGCAACGATGTGGTGGTGTTTTCGGCAGGGGCTGGCGGCAAGGGTGGAGCCCAAATGACCAATGCCATTGATGGGAGTGGGTTGGAACTGGCCGTAGCGGCAGCCATGACAGCGGGCATTCGGCGCTTTATTCTGGTGTCGGCATTCCCGGAAGCAGGTCGCGGCAAGACTGTATCCGAGACCTTTGAAAATTACATGGTGGTGAAAAAACACGCCGACGTGCATCTGGCTGCAACGGATCTGGACTGGGTCATTCTGCGACCCGGTACCTTGCTGGATACAGCCGGTACCGGCAAGGTACGCGCAGGTCTGGCCATTCCCTATGGGGGCATACCGCGTCCTGACGTTGCGGCTGCCCTGGTTGAGATCATTGAGCATCCGGAAGTAAACCGGATCATTATTGAATTGACCGAAGGCGATATGCCGGTGGCCCAGGCCATGCAGCAACTGGCGCGGGCGTGA
- the narI gene encoding respiratory nitrate reductase subunit gamma, producing the protein MYSYLHHFFFGIYPYIALAIFLLGSLMRFERSQYTWKSDSSQLLKRSTLRLGSILFHGGIIALFFTHLFGLLTPPAVYHALGVSTQAKQWLAIVVGAALGIVCLVGLLLLIYRRISEPRLVATSRFSDWLTLFWILVVLLLGLLSIFTSVEHKDGAVMLMLGDWAQRIVTFRSGAAEVMLGAPWVYQAHMILGMTLFLIFPFTRLVHVWSGFASVSYLTRAWQLVRSR; encoded by the coding sequence ATGTACTCATATCTACATCATTTTTTCTTCGGAATATATCCTTACATTGCGTTGGCGATATTTCTGCTGGGCAGTCTGATGCGATTTGAGCGCAGCCAGTACACCTGGAAGAGCGATTCAAGCCAGTTGCTTAAACGCAGTACGTTGCGCCTGGGCAGCATTTTGTTTCATGGCGGAATTATTGCCCTGTTCTTTACCCATCTGTTCGGTCTATTGACCCCGCCTGCGGTCTATCACGCTTTGGGCGTGTCCACGCAGGCAAAGCAGTGGCTGGCCATTGTGGTCGGGGCTGCACTCGGTATTGTCTGTCTGGTCGGGTTATTGCTGCTGATCTACCGGCGCATCTCCGAGCCGCGGCTGGTTGCCACCTCAAGGTTCAGCGATTGGCTGACCCTGTTCTGGATACTTGTAGTGTTGTTACTGGGGCTGCTTTCGATTTTCACGTCGGTAGAGCATAAGGATGGCGCGGTCATGCTGATGCTGGGCGATTGGGCGCAGCGTATCGTGACATTTCGTAGCGGCGCTGCAGAGGTGATGCTGGGGGCGCCCTGGGTTTACCAGGCGCATATGATATTGGGAATGACCCTGTTTTTGATTTTTCCGTTCACCCGGTTGGTTCACGTATGGAGCGGCTTTGCATCGGTTTCCTATCTGACACGGGCCTGGCAGCTGGTGCGTTCACGCTGA
- a CDS encoding peptidylprolyl isomerase — protein sequence MIVVNGVGIDEAQLAAELPRHSEQRDPVKSASHELVLRELVRQRASALGIKETSSQALMQAVFDAEIQTPEPDEQACRRYYEQHKNQFIHNDSVQVWHILFQLTPQIDAKRLRAHAGDILNNLHQDVPEAFAEYARKYSNCPSSSNGGSLGIVHRRETVPEFEKTVFALPPHSLLNRLVDTRHGFHIVRTGVKHEGDVMTFDVVRERIADWLSQSSRRRATSQYLQLLVGQAQIKGLDIEGADSPLLQ from the coding sequence ATGATTGTGGTCAACGGTGTTGGTATCGATGAAGCGCAACTGGCGGCTGAATTGCCCAGACACAGCGAGCAACGGGATCCGGTCAAAAGCGCAAGCCATGAGTTGGTGCTCAGGGAGCTGGTGCGCCAGCGCGCAAGCGCATTGGGTATAAAGGAAACCAGCTCGCAGGCATTGATGCAGGCGGTGTTTGACGCCGAAATCCAGACGCCCGAACCAGATGAGCAAGCTTGTCGTCGATATTACGAACAGCATAAAAACCAGTTCATTCACAATGACAGCGTCCAGGTCTGGCATATCCTGTTTCAGCTGACGCCGCAGATTGATGCGAAGCGGCTGCGTGCGCATGCAGGAGACATTCTTAACAACCTTCATCAGGATGTGCCGGAGGCTTTTGCTGAATATGCTCGCAAGTACTCCAATTGCCCATCGTCTTCAAACGGAGGCTCCCTGGGAATTGTTCACCGTCGCGAAACGGTACCGGAGTTTGAAAAAACAGTGTTTGCCCTGCCGCCGCATTCGCTGCTGAATCGACTGGTCGATACCCGTCACGGATTCCATATTGTGCGCACCGGTGTAAAGCACGAAGGCGATGTGATGACATTCGATGTGGTCCGCGAGCGCATTGCAGACTGGCTTAGTCAGTCAAGTCGGCGTCGTGCTACCTCGCAATATCTGCAGTTGCTGGTCGGGCAGGCGCAGATCAAAGGATTGGACATTGAGGGGGCCGATTCGCCCCTGCTGCAGTAA
- the nadB gene encoding L-aspartate oxidase: MKATTHDYDVLIIGGGLAGLSVALSLPGTMRIAIVSKLSLETTASSKAQGGIAAVLDADDHTDNHIRDTLIAGAGLCDMTSVSHIVQGAPAAIDWLRGHGVQFTLAGPNQLHLTREAGHSHRRIVHAADSTGLAITSVLQSQLRQLPNVDVFEHTVCVDALVTHALTTHELARQKFVSQEHADRSACRGIQALDTASGKALTLTARHTVLATGGLGQLFPYTTNPLTATGDGQAIAWRAGCRIANLEFIQFHPTALALPNTASFLISEAVRGEGGVLLNAGKRRFMPEYDSRAELAPRDIVARAIHAEISRQQGQPVWLDISHRPAGFIREHFPMIYQTCLDAGLDITRQAIPVAPAAHYSCGGIVTDLSGRTTVDYLYAVGEVADTGLHGANRLASNSLLECIVIGRNCAQAIIEQCSQAGSMQAATTTTQLADSGRPAIKGHPASLDETALPDEPTALPDATDIRQLMGENLGIIRTTPGIGHALEQLARWRKLLAQTPPQPWTPMRLDLHNRLDCAWLIATCAAQRKESRGLHALADSPQTPAEPAPSVIGWSEQHKPVRAESVTG; the protein is encoded by the coding sequence ATGAAAGCCACAACGCATGACTATGATGTGTTGATTATCGGTGGTGGCCTGGCCGGCCTGTCGGTTGCACTCAGCCTGCCTGGCACTATGCGTATTGCCATTGTCAGCAAACTTTCACTGGAGACCACCGCCAGCAGCAAGGCCCAGGGCGGGATCGCAGCGGTGCTGGATGCCGACGACCATACCGACAACCACATTCGTGATACGCTGATTGCGGGCGCTGGACTGTGCGATATGACAAGTGTCAGCCACATTGTGCAAGGCGCACCGGCGGCGATCGACTGGTTAAGAGGCCATGGCGTCCAATTTACTCTTGCGGGCCCGAATCAATTACATCTGACGCGCGAAGCCGGCCACAGTCATCGCCGCATCGTTCATGCCGCAGACAGCACCGGATTAGCAATCACATCTGTGTTGCAGAGTCAGTTGCGACAACTGCCCAACGTGGACGTGTTTGAGCATACTGTATGCGTCGATGCATTAGTTACACATGCATTAACCACGCATGAACTGGCCAGGCAAAAATTTGTCTCGCAGGAACACGCAGACCGATCCGCCTGCCGGGGCATTCAGGCCCTGGATACGGCCTCGGGTAAAGCGTTAACCCTGACCGCCCGCCATACCGTCCTGGCCACGGGCGGACTGGGACAACTGTTCCCTTATACCACCAACCCGCTCACCGCCACCGGTGATGGTCAGGCCATTGCCTGGCGGGCGGGCTGCCGCATTGCCAATCTGGAATTTATCCAGTTTCATCCTACTGCGCTTGCCTTGCCCAATACTGCATCTTTTTTGATCTCCGAGGCGGTCCGGGGCGAAGGCGGCGTGCTGTTGAATGCCGGCAAACGCCGCTTCATGCCTGAGTATGACTCGCGCGCCGAACTGGCGCCGCGCGATATTGTGGCACGAGCCATCCACGCTGAAATAAGCAGGCAACAAGGACAACCTGTATGGCTGGATATTTCCCACCGCCCGGCCGGTTTTATTCGCGAGCACTTCCCCATGATTTACCAGACTTGTCTGGACGCGGGACTGGACATCACCCGCCAAGCCATTCCGGTCGCGCCGGCAGCACATTACTCCTGCGGTGGCATCGTGACCGATTTGAGCGGACGTACTACTGTCGACTATCTATATGCCGTAGGCGAAGTAGCCGATACCGGCCTGCACGGCGCCAATCGGCTAGCCAGCAATTCACTGCTTGAATGTATTGTGATTGGAAGAAATTGCGCTCAGGCCATTATTGAGCAATGCAGTCAGGCGGGCAGCATGCAAGCTGCCACCACAACGACGCAGCTTGCCGACAGTGGACGACCAGCGATCAAGGGCCACCCTGCTTCGCTCGATGAGACTGCTTTGCCTGATGAGCCGACTGCGCTGCCCGATGCAACAGATATCCGGCAGCTCATGGGAGAAAACCTGGGCATCATTCGAACCACACCGGGCATTGGCCATGCGCTTGAGCAGTTAGCACGCTGGCGCAAGCTGCTGGCACAAACGCCGCCACAGCCCTGGACACCCATGCGACTGGATTTGCACAACCGCCTGGATTGCGCGTGGCTGATTGCAACATGTGCCGCCCAGCGTAAGGAAAGTCGTGGACTTCACGCACTGGCAGATTCCCCACAAACACCGGCCGAACCCGCCCCCAGTGTGATTGGCTGGTCAGAGCAGCACAAGCCGGTGCGTGCCGAAAGCGTAACGGGCTAA
- a CDS encoding 3-hydroxyacyl-CoA dehydrogenase family protein yields the protein MTNGIILGAPSSTPAVVVGGGTMGADVAVVLLRARCPVHLVETRGAAHQQIRERIAANLAQINCADNVELLTMAATLEAVDWQNIKLVIECIPEKLDYKRELFKSLSALARPDTVLASNSSSFPISQIAQGLSQRERMIGLHFFMPAHIVPLVEVVLGPDTDQQSAEDLATFMRRCGSVPIIVRKDVPGFVANRLQHALGREAFSMIQEGIVTPQDIDNAVRFGFGFRYIAAGPIMQKEHAGLDVHAAAAATIYPTLSNVSEPPPVLADKPGQGQLGMKSGQGFYDWTPEQIAAERARYDKALRTGLNILAADLPEIEP from the coding sequence ATGACAAACGGCATTATTCTCGGCGCTCCATCGTCAACACCGGCGGTAGTGGTAGGAGGCGGCACCATGGGGGCAGATGTCGCCGTAGTGCTTCTGCGCGCGCGCTGCCCGGTGCATCTTGTCGAGACCCGTGGCGCGGCGCATCAGCAGATCAGGGAGCGCATTGCTGCTAACCTGGCGCAAATCAACTGTGCCGACAATGTTGAGCTGCTGACCATGGCAGCGACACTGGAGGCGGTAGATTGGCAGAACATTAAGCTGGTCATCGAATGCATTCCGGAAAAACTCGATTACAAACGTGAACTGTTCAAATCTTTGTCTGCTCTTGCGCGGCCGGATACGGTGCTGGCCAGCAATAGCTCAAGTTTTCCCATCAGCCAGATCGCCCAAGGCCTGTCGCAACGCGAGCGCATGATCGGTTTGCATTTTTTCATGCCAGCGCACATTGTGCCGCTGGTGGAGGTTGTACTGGGTCCTGATACGGATCAGCAGAGCGCGGAGGACCTTGCCACGTTTATGCGTCGTTGCGGATCGGTACCGATCATCGTTCGCAAGGATGTGCCAGGTTTTGTCGCCAACCGCCTGCAGCATGCATTGGGCCGCGAAGCTTTCTCGATGATACAGGAGGGCATCGTCACGCCACAGGATATCGACAATGCAGTGCGTTTCGGCTTTGGTTTTCGCTATATCGCAGCAGGCCCGATCATGCAAAAAGAGCATGCAGGCCTGGATGTGCACGCTGCTGCGGCCGCTACGATCTACCCGACCCTCTCCAATGTAAGCGAACCGCCCCCGGTGCTGGCCGACAAGCCCGGCCAGGGCCAGTTGGGCATGAAGTCCGGCCAGGGGTTTTACGATTGGACACCAGAGCAGATTGCCGCCGAGCGGGCTCGCTACGATAAGGCCTTGCGCACCGGGCTGAATATTCTGGCCGCAGACCTGCCCGAGATCGAGCCCTGA
- a CDS encoding C4-dicarboxylate transporter DctA produces MRIICRSLFCQVVVALILGAIIGVFWPHFGEQLKPLGDGFIKLIKMIIAPLVFCVVVHGICGSSDLKKVGRVGAKALLYFEIVTTFALALGIGLAYLFEPGHGMNVNTSSLDASALTPYATQAEHATDTVSFLMRVIPKTFIDAFASGDILQVLLIAILFGAAVAVMGERGRPVAALVNQLSHVFFKIIGFIVRLAPLGVLGAVAFTVGKYGVGTLGQLSMLVALFYVTCTIFVIVILGLILRLAGFNIFKLLAYLREELLVVAGTASSDAVLPQVMHKLERMGVKSTTVGLVIPTGYSFNLDGFSIYLTLAAVFIAQATNTALSFTDLITILAISMLTSKGAHGVPGSAIVILAATLSAIPAIPAIGLVLVLSVDWFMGIARALTNLIGNCVGTIVIGAWEGDIDRQQAHNTLNGQTGTNED; encoded by the coding sequence ATGCGTATTATTTGTCGAAGTCTCTTTTGCCAGGTTGTGGTGGCGTTGATTCTGGGCGCGATTATCGGCGTGTTCTGGCCACACTTTGGCGAGCAGCTCAAGCCGCTGGGCGACGGCTTTATCAAGCTGATCAAAATGATTATTGCGCCCTTGGTATTCTGCGTGGTGGTGCACGGTATTTGCGGCAGCAGCGATCTGAAGAAAGTGGGCCGGGTGGGCGCCAAAGCCCTGCTGTATTTTGAAATTGTCACCACCTTTGCCCTGGCGCTGGGCATTGGTCTGGCCTATTTGTTCGAGCCCGGCCATGGCATGAACGTGAACACATCCTCGCTCGATGCCAGCGCGCTGACGCCCTATGCAACCCAGGCCGAGCATGCAACAGATACGGTGAGCTTTCTGATGCGGGTGATTCCCAAAACCTTTATCGATGCATTTGCCTCCGGCGATATCCTGCAGGTGCTGCTCATTGCCATTCTGTTCGGGGCGGCAGTGGCTGTAATGGGCGAGCGCGGGCGACCGGTTGCTGCGCTGGTGAATCAGTTATCCCATGTGTTTTTCAAGATCATCGGCTTTATCGTACGCCTGGCGCCACTCGGTGTATTGGGCGCTGTAGCCTTTACCGTCGGCAAATATGGCGTGGGCACGCTGGGCCAGCTGAGCATGCTGGTGGCCCTGTTCTATGTCACCTGCACGATATTCGTGATCGTCATCCTTGGCCTGATCCTGCGACTTGCCGGTTTCAACATTTTCAAACTGCTTGCCTATTTGCGCGAAGAACTGCTGGTGGTGGCTGGCACCGCGTCGTCAGACGCCGTGTTGCCCCAGGTTATGCATAAACTGGAGCGAATGGGCGTCAAAAGCACCACTGTAGGGTTGGTAATTCCTACCGGCTACTCGTTCAACCTGGATGGATTTTCGATTTATCTGACACTGGCTGCCGTTTTCATCGCGCAGGCGACCAATACGGCCTTGTCATTTACCGATCTGATCACAATCCTGGCCATTTCAATGCTGACATCCAAAGGAGCACACGGTGTACCCGGCTCGGCCATCGTGATCCTGGCGGCAACCCTGAGTGCCATTCCGGCGATTCCCGCTATCGGACTGGTATTGGTACTGTCTGTCGACTGGTTCATGGGCATCGCGCGCGCCCTGACCAACCTGATCGGCAACTGTGTCGGTACGATCGTTATCGGTGCCTGGGAAGGCGATATTGATCGGCAACAGGCGCATAATACGCTCAACGGTCAGACCGGAACAAACGAGGATTAA
- a CDS encoding NUDIX hydrolase produces the protein MASGFSVSSTAEGATEVVAVLIAITNLNARVLTVEAGNILPYGPLSPVHSSLQAGVRQWVKNQTMQPMGYVEQLYTFVDTLRTRASGHPVLYVSYLGLVKEADERLLEANASWQDWYRYFPWEDHREGRPEWIARVFYPALRKWVAFAENDAIRQSRQRRVDLCWGQGEHAWIEDNTLYRYELLYEVGLIPESPLFDGALPEAMTGKAMQHNHRRVLAMAMSRLRAKIRYRPVISELMATEFTLLQLQKSIESLAGVELHKQNFRRLMQHQDLLEPTGQSTVQERGRPAQLYRFKDTVLLESLLSGSKLPVNK, from the coding sequence ATGGCTTCAGGTTTTTCCGTGTCGAGCACTGCAGAAGGCGCAACCGAGGTTGTCGCGGTACTGATCGCGATTACCAATCTGAACGCAAGGGTGCTGACCGTGGAAGCCGGCAATATCCTGCCCTATGGACCGCTATCGCCCGTGCATAGCTCGTTGCAGGCTGGCGTGCGCCAGTGGGTCAAGAACCAGACCATGCAGCCCATGGGCTACGTGGAGCAGCTCTATACCTTTGTCGATACGCTGCGGACTCGCGCCTCGGGGCATCCCGTGCTGTATGTCAGTTACCTGGGGCTGGTCAAGGAAGCCGATGAGCGCTTGCTCGAAGCCAATGCCAGTTGGCAGGACTGGTACCGTTACTTCCCCTGGGAAGACCACCGCGAGGGCAGGCCGGAATGGATCGCTCGTGTGTTTTACCCTGCTCTGAGAAAATGGGTCGCCTTTGCCGAAAATGACGCGATTCGCCAGAGTCGGCAGCGACGCGTTGATCTGTGCTGGGGGCAGGGTGAACATGCCTGGATCGAAGACAATACCTTGTACCGCTATGAATTGCTCTATGAAGTGGGTCTGATTCCGGAATCACCGTTGTTTGATGGAGCTCTCCCTGAGGCCATGACGGGTAAGGCCATGCAGCACAACCATCGCCGGGTGCTGGCCATGGCCATGTCCAGATTGCGGGCTAAAATCAGATACCGCCCGGTTATTTCCGAATTGATGGCCACTGAATTTACCCTGCTGCAATTGCAGAAAAGTATCGAAAGCCTGGCCGGGGTGGAGCTGCACAAGCAGAATTTCCGGCGCCTGATGCAGCACCAGGACTTGCTCGAACCCACCGGACAAAGCACAGTCCAGGAACGAGGACGCCCGGCGCAGCTATACCGGTTCAAGGATACGGTCTTGCTCGAAAGCCTGCTGTCCGGCAGTAAGCTCCCGGTCAATAAATAA